The nucleotide sequence tatcatttcccaacttatcgagcttattgattcatcgaactaaatctcacccattgataaattaaagaaataaatatcaaatatatgtgcttgttattatattaggattaagagcacacacttccataataaccgaggtctttgtttctttataaagtcagtataaaagaaacgacctcaaatggtcctactcaatacactctaagtgtactagtgtaattatatagttaagataaactaacacctaattacactacgaccttccaatggtttgttcctttccatcatggtcgtgagccactgtttataatttataaggaaccgataacatgaacttctgtgtgtgacaccacacaccatgttatctacaatataaattaattgagcaactacatttatcataaatatagacatttgaccaatgtgattcttatttctagataaatgttcataccaaaagctaggcttttagtatacactctaacactaggtaccccgtacaacccgaatccatcaacttctgtgccttcatagctgagagaaattttctggcttttctctttagttccccgatgtactcgaactgtgtttctgcttcgggttggaatacgactttctgtttacggcactctatggaagcaccgtatctaatcaggaagtccattccaaggatgacatcgtagtcagtcatttccagcaggatcagatcacagaagagttccctgtctgctataatgaccggcactgctctgagccagtgcgtggatgccatgatctctcctgaaggtagtgccgtcaaaaactgaccactgagtacctctgagggtatttctaatttttcggagaacaccctggctatatatgaacgggttgccccagtatcaaatagaacagtagcactatactgaaaaatgctaatctgacctgtgacaactgtcgaggcattggctacgtcctctctggtgagtgagtagatcctcgcattcgccgtagctggaggggcttctaacctgccctggctgataagtggaccttctagagcggcctgcatatgatataactgagctggttggcctgcatactgaatctgctgtggctgaggaagaccggtcttgttcgggcactgcttggctatgtgcccttcttgtccacattcaaagcatcctcgtgtgcccttgcgacaaacccctgggtgaaatttcccacaagtagcacactttggataactgggtcgtttgctagatggtcctccttttgggtcactccctgatttgcgcttgctgttggagttccctttccagttagagctgtggccttgctgtttctgagtgtgagagtttccttggcctttgaactctgaggagacttgtttctgctgctttatgctgttctggtaatgctctgtggtcaaggcactgctcactaactcctttgtggtttgtggcctatgtatgccaccagccacgttcactgctatctctggccttagcatcttcagcatcaaccggattcgttccttctcggtgctgactagctctgggcatagacgagccaacctgttgaatttcttcacggcttcctcaactgaaaggttgccctgacgaaactcagtgaactcgtcgtagtggcggtttgtaacccgtatgtgaaagaactcctcgaagaattccttctcgaagtcagcccataacatctggtctactgggcgcttcgttctgattctttcccaccacatgcgtgcgtctcctgttaggcagaaggaggcacacttcaccttctcgtgttctggccagtccagaagctccatcatgctctccagtgttttgaaccaggcttgcgcatcccatggttcactagtgcctgagaagttctctgactTGACTcgttgccactggatcagataggcttcctttcttggctcaactGCTGGGACTACTggggctggtgctggtgctggtgctgtaggctgagctggtggaacctctaagactaccggagtcgtcaaattcggttccggggtgactgtgggggtattctgctgattagcctttaaggtggctatttcctgttgctgttcagctaactgctgctgtaactgagccactaatgctgtaaggtctggaggaggcactgaactgcctgcctcttgctgaggctcagtagctagtgcccttctagctgggcgtcctcgtgtcatttctaaagacatagagaacataacatagcTAATGTACTCACaattatataactactgatatcatgtttaaaaactatcacatactaacaagcagtaggcatataaacatgaactgtaataacaaaacaaggagcataaataaagtagaggtattcttacttggaagctgtaggtacaatgctgatgtgtgtgtaggagtatggaacactgctctgataccactctgtaacgacccgccttctgggtactggctgtaaggccgatcgtcacaataatgctaaactatactgtgcggaaagctgggctaattaaaattttactctactaatgacggatacaactgataagaaaggtctaaagaccttctttgctggggTATATATGCTAAGGAGGAGAAACTGAACATCCCCATTGAGCTAGgggctagaaactaacttcccaactactcacagacctgctgatcgatccacagatcgatcagagctGCGGTCACCTGAAACTCTCCTGGAAGactactgtatcgcgctggatcggtcggctaaccgatccaggaggatacagtagcatactgtatctgtctggatcggtcggccgaccgatccagtggcactgctcaggctctgatcggtctggagaccgatcagagttctgatttcatccggggactctgatttcagcactttggcgtgccaaaaccctacacaacaattctaacaaggctaggaaacactctaacaatggaaACTAACATTCTCACATCATAAACGAAGGGTTCTAAacataatagagtgcatagctaactaattcatagtgattaacaactagagtgcaaataacaaaatactgtaaagttctgatgcttaagtaaatcttgctaaaatcccttagaatcttttattccagttcctgccacacacatcttgatctgcattgacctccagcctccgctactggtccacttttcctttacctttatctacagtataagaaaagtagtatctataagctaaaaagcttagtaagaaaccgtctacctcacaaaaacatgcaacgatgcaaatatgattttaaatcatgctgtttaaaacatatgctggatacactgaataaactaagcatgacatggcatagaagcatacaatcatggcatatctaaagctgagcataaagtcatcatgcatattcacagggaaaaactaagctgatactatgaactgagctacgctaatactgagctactgctagaactgtattgaattcacgaactactttatgaaaggttgaaaaccatatacatataataagtgaaaatactaaacccggcaactgtacgtgctatgcgcgcatctctaactagacccggggttgcaagtcccgaatttagtagagctactaggttatctaaacctagggaccgactatgggagcccagcccaatggatatctaatccagtacagtgccaactgaaaagtaaaatactgagtatagctaaactgttctaaattgctgtttctaggttatctgaacctagagctaggttgtctgaacctagaggcgactgtgggagcccacccattggaccgtagtcccatataagctagaatagaccgatttactaatttagatgcttctaatgcatccaACTGTGCTAatgaaaatgcctaagttgcatttttttctaagctggttatttaatcgaacacctagtgtgctttaactcccttctctattagggagactacctttaggcacccaacagcatctaaatctccaactgaaggagaaagacatgtccggcccatctaaaggtactcactaaatccctaaacctgcgaggagggttaaatacaccctatgtgtcgaaaacatacgcatataactaaactaatgcacaggaattcaaacggtagctattatactgcaggtgaggggtttcttacctcctgctcgtaatttcttacgattctatttgctcgaattccggtggagatgaccttctcgacgatccgctcacgtctttgcgttcctctcgcggagaagaacctctttcatgttgaaatcgtcgccggaaagtgtccttggggccctagagaaagaatcctaggtcttccttggtgtggcgccgaaagaaggaggaggaaacgggagaggtggcgtgagagggtttcggtggagaaggatgtgccgaaccaaaataaaataaaccaaaccctctttaagtttcctatttatattaagtggattattgaacccaactccaatataaatataattggttcctcattcttccagcacggccttgctgggttcaccggttacgaaggctaactaaaggtttagcggactcgagatgtcccgggttcgattcccgcctaagctattttgcggttctaatcaTTTTTGTtgtttccgctactcggaaaattctggaaaaatatctaaaaattccagaaaaatcatagaatatttataatgcagtttcgagaattttcgggcgttacatcggGCCAGCTCAATTATGAAAGTCACAGCATCTCCCACACGCGAAAAAGGCTCAAGAGATGGAGCTGACTTTGGATCTACCTTGTGGAAGGTGGCTCCAATAAAGTTGGAGATGCCCTCGCGCCTCTaagtggaaggcacctccaatcctATTGGAGGCAACCTCAAGATTGCATGAAAGATGCCCTTAAGAGTCTTGGAGACACCTTCAATAGCCATTagctgaagataaagttttatcttcagtaGATAAAATTTATCTTATTGGAGGCACCTCCGAGCAACGGATAGGTCTTTTTCgaggttataaaaagacccctagagctaAGAATTGAACAATAACTTGAacaacaactcttgtattaaTTTCCTAATATTTTCTGAGCTTTTAAAGTATGTGAGAGGTTTCTCCGCTTTCAAAGAAGAAaaattttagtgagctttcatctgccttgaattaacaatcacataagttgtaatcaagtaatccctgtgcctcttttctttttatgagttgtttatttttattttatgcagTTTATTTTACTTAATTAAATTGTGCATCCTTGCTAAGTAAAAAGCAAAAGATATTTCTCTAACTCCGATTTCAGCCTATtgacccccctctagccggtcgccCGAGATCAACAGTAATGACCAGAGTGAAGATTTTAGACGGATTAACTCAAATATTTTCAGTAAAGATAtggttacatcaaggattagcTTTAAATCTCTatcttttacactaattatggacaaacTTATTGGagacattcaagacacagtaccatagtgcatattgtttgcagatgatattactTTAGTAAATGAGGCACACGaaggagtaaatactaaactagaaTTTTGGCAGAAAATACTAGAAGTGAAAGGTTAGACTTAGTAGAGTAAAgaaagaatatataaaatttaagtttagcaatattagacgtaatctgacaattgttaagataggagatgataaATTATCTTGAACTGTATGCATTAAGTACTTATGatcattttttacaaaattatagaggaattgagagagatatcttacatagaatacaagcaaaaAGGTGACAATGGAGGTTAACAtcaggtgttttatgtgatcgtataatacctctaaaacttaaaaagaAATTCTACAAAAATGATGGTTAGACATACTATATTATATGATGCTAAATGTTGAGTTATGATTCGAGCACATAAGTAGAAGATGAAAGTTGTAGAGGTAATGATGTTAAGATAGATGTGTAGATATACGATGATGAACAGAATAAGTAATGAGAATATTAGAAATTAAAGTAAGTTAGAATTGTATCTATTAAGataaaactctgagagacacatttaagatggtacaaaCATGAACTTAAACGATTAATAAATACTTTAATTAAGATAtgtaaaactatgataaatatgtatatcaaatgaggaTTAGAAAGATCaaaaaatacttgattaatcataataaaaataatataaaatttagttaaatataaatgatgatataataggacaTAGTCTTTAGAACGAGAGCTTGCAAATATATGGATGCTTATGATCTTCTCCGGGGAACGGGAAAGAAATGGAGCAGGTGTGCAGGAACCTCGATTTGCCCGACGCCGAGGCGGGAGCAGACACGCAACCGCCGAACCGGCGTCGCTTTCCTACGCCTACGATCATCTTTCAACAATCAAGACAAAACGCCTTCTGACTTCAAGATCCGATTGTTCCATAACGATACGTGTCTCGGTTAGAGAATTACTAACTTTTTATAAGAATAATAACTATATCGTACGTTAATCACTCCACAAATTTGGCGAGCAGGATTGATCAAAAAGTTGGTGGCTGTGTAAAATAAAGGCAGACGCTCAAATAAAGCCAGATTAATCACTCCACATGTATCCCGCGATCTATGGCTAGACTTGTGACTCTCTCATATTCTCTCCTTTCGTGGCTATATAAATGTAAGCGAGGGTAGGGTGTCCTCCAGGCAATTACCAATGCTTTTCGTTGGTAATAGTGTGATGGCGCCCATTCTCCCTAATTCCATCGCGGCCTTGAGCATGCTCATGCTGCTGCTGGCCACTCACTGCGTTGCTTCCTCCTTTACTAATTTCTACACGCCGACACCAGTTGCCAAGCCGCCTTCTCCACCTCCTCTTGCTCCTCCTCTCGGCCACCTCGTGCCCCCGCCGGAGCACCCCTACTACAAAACACCACCCCTGCCAGCTCATGCAACGCCACCTCCACTCTACCCTCCAATGACCGGCGCACCTCCTCCGCACCACGGCCACcgccgccaccaccaccaccaccaccatttCCACCAGCTTAATCCGACCACACCAGTTGGCGCGGGGCACTACCCGCCCTACCACCACTCTTCTCCGGCACCGCCGCCAAGCCACGCTCGTCAGCCCCCTTACGGACAAGTACTCCCTCCTCTACCACCGTTGCACGAACCCCCTCCAACTGCTCCGACTCTGCCGCCGGAGCCGGTGCACGGAGGGCCTTTGCCGCCGCTAGTTAGCTACAGCAAGCCGCCTCCTCCGCCAGTTAATAATAGATACCCGCCATTGCAGCCACCGAGTCACCAACCGATTCCGCTGCCGCCGCCGCCATATAAGACTACCCCAGAGCACGGTACTCCGCCGCCGGAGCCGGTGCACGGAGTGCCTTTGCCGCCGCCAGTTAGCTACAGCAAGCCTCCTCCTCCACCAATTAATAACAGATACCCGCCATTGCAGCCACCGAGTCACCAGCCAACTCCGCCGCTGCACCGTTACCATCAATCTCCACCGCCACCACCGTATTAGAAGTATCTTGTCTTAGTAATGCTGGTGCACTTGGTTAGTGTCGGTTCAGCAGGTAGCGTTCGATCTGATCAAGCTACGAATAAGTGAGGATCGTGTTTGAAACCTTTAAATTTCTAAGAAATACGGCTGGTTAATGCTTCTACTGATTAATGCTTGCTTGGCTACCTTCTAAATCTTCTAATTAAGTTCAATCTTCGGTATTTGACGTCTTCAGATTTACTGACGAgaacaagccttcttcttcccaGTAGATTAAGATTACATCCTGCCTGTACAGAATCATTGAGTTGGCTTTATTACCAACTTTAAATGCTTGATGATAAATAGGACGTGGTTTCTGCGAGTTTAGACGAtaacaaacaaaaagaaaaaaatgttaTAACGACGGCTAGAGGTTCTGGTATTGACATTCCGGCGttgaagttagaaaaaaaatatatttatcaggGTTTTTGATATATTAAATAATCTAAGATTTATTAACGGCGttgtaattttttataaaataatttaatatttgcgAGATGATTATCctttttcaaaataatatgaGATTTATGCGATGATTATCCTTTTCCTAATATGGCCTGCATTCTGAGTCAAGTTGTCAAGGAGACGGAAAGCCAATAAGTAGGAGTGTCGAGGAACCGAGAGGCCTATGAGCTGGAGGCCAAGGAATAGGGGTGCCAAATTAGAGGCTTGAGAGCTGAGATGCTTGGAAGCCAGGAGGCCCAAGGGCTGGGCGTTGACTCGACTTCTCCTCTGTTGGAACCACCATTTCAATAGggtcacttgttggtcccttgcggctggctagagggggtgaataacttgaAATCAAAAGACGAACATCTTTCTCGACTTATACCTTTATCAACATAAAGACttatataaaaaagaaaataataagcaAATTAACAAGTGAAAGAGACAGAGATTTTATTTGATTTACAATCAGAAGTCTTATTCggatggagaagtctcttactGCACTGAAAACACTTAATTACAATGCTAAACTGAAAGTAAAATGTTTACTAGTGTTGttttattagaaaataattattattagtaaatactTATTCATTTTCTAAttgttagaaaataattattattagaaaatatttatttattttctagcattttatatgttttcctatttttcacttgtaatggtatttatatatcacatattatcattaataaagtgcatgaatTCTATTGTCAACATGGTATCAGAGATCTAAACTTAACAACAATCCCTTTTTTCTCCACAATACCCACCGCCGCCTTCTACAATGGTTGTCACCGACAACATCACTCGCTGACTATCTCTCACAAATATTCTTGATTTACCTTCCACGCTTGTGGTTCTCAACGTTAATGCTCAGGCACCGTTGAAACTCACCACCTCCAATTACTATACCTAGTGCTTGTagttcacatctcctctattgggATATGACTTACTGGATTTTATTGATGGCTCACGTCCCAACCCCCCTGCGTAGATAACGCTTACAGACACCACACTCCCTCAAGCGAATCCTGATCATATTCTCTGGCTCCGTCAATATCAACTTCTCCTCAACGCTATTATAAGTTCGATATCTCCTACTCTTATGTagtttatttcttcatcaacttTATCTAGAGACGCATGACAGACGTTGGAGAGAACCTAGACTGCTCCCTCATGTggcaggattatgactcattgtcaAAATCTTGCTAGCCCTCAACAGGGTAATAGATTTATCACTGATTATATGcaggacatcaaaagaaatattgacGTTCTTTCgcttatgaatgtcaaagttgaCTTTGAAGAACTCTCCATTCATGTCCTGAATGGTCTTAGCCAAGATTACTATAATATCTCATATGCTCTACAAGTTCGTAATGTCCCTATTACCTTTGATGAGCTATTTGACCAGCTCCTCAAATATGAAGTCCAGTTAAAAGTCTCGGCACCATCTCCATCTTTGACGCCAATGACTGCTCTTGTGACTCCAACAGGGAATTCTCATATTTGGTATTCAAACTATTGTGGTGGTGGCCAGCAAGTTCCGCCAATGTCCCATCATCCGCGCTATCTACTTCTGGGTTGTCTGCGCGTCCTCTTGCACATCTAGCTGTGTCTAGTCCCAGTCATTATCTTGGGTGCTGTTAGATCTATGGTGTCCAAGGTCACTATGCTCATCAATGCGATCATATGACTGCCTCGATGCATGCTCTGCTTCTGCCGGCTCCTTCGCGTGCTCTGTGTATTGTATATAGTGCACCTTTTACACATACTGTTGTTCATTTTACACCTTTGTCTGATTCTCGGGAATGGGTGGTTGACTCTAGCACCTCTCATCATGTCACCATTGATCTCACTACTCTCTCATTGCATGAGCATTACTCTAGGAATGATAGCATCGTTATTGGTGATGGTTCTGGACTACCCATTACACActagttctttctctttctccgcTCCATCTTTCCCTTTATTTTTCTCTAATGTTTTATTTGTGTCATCTATGTCAAAATATTTGATTTCTGTCGTTGCACTTTGTGCTACTAATCTtattacatttcttttctttgattcatATTTTCAGGTGTTGGATCGTCGTACGGGAGCGACACTGGTCACTAGGTCTATAGAGATGGTGTCTATTACTGGCCAAATTTGCGTCTACGCTATCATCCCCTTTCGCCTTTTCTGTGTCTGTCTCATCATCTATTTCCTTATGGCATAGTCGTTTAGGTCATCCGTCATTAGGTGTTTTGCAATGTTTTTTGTTATCCTTGGGTCTTTCATTTTCTGCGGAtactttgtctaatttttcatGCGTGCACTTCATGCAATATTAATAAGAGTAATAAATTATCCTTTCATAAATCTAGTATTTCGTCTTATGCTCCTTTGGATATTTTCTTTTCTGATGTTTAGACATCTCCTATATCATCATTTGATAACTCAAGTATTATGTTATCTTTGTTGATTATTTTACAAAGTATATATAGCTTTACCCCTTACGCAAAAAATCAGATGTATACTCTACCTTTATTGCATTCAAAACTCTTGTTGAAAATCAATTCTCAATGACTATCAAAATACTATTCACTGACAATGGAGGTGAATTCTTAACCCTTTGCTCCTTTCTTACTACTCATGGTATCAGCCACTTTACCACTCCTCCACACACTCCTGAACACAATGGACACTCTGAACATTGTCATCTTCATATTATCAAAACTGGTCTCACTTTATTGCATAGAGCGTCTATTCCACTCACTTTCTGGTCTTATACTTTTACTACGACAGTCTATTTAATTAACCACATGCCTAAGGTCGGTCTTTCCCACATatcctcttttgaaaaattattcaccacCGTTCCTGATCTTTCTAAGCTTCGAGTTTTCGAGTGTCTATGCTTTCCGTGGCTACGCCCCTACTCTCACCATAAGCTTGATCTCAAGTCAACTTTCTTATATCTTTCTTAGCTATTCTCTCACCCAGAGTACCTTCCTAAGCTATGATGTCACTCTCAAAAGAGTTTTTGTATCTCGTCATGTTAAATTTGTGGAGCATATTTTTTCATTTGCCATCACCTCCTCCTTGGATTCCACAGtaataaacattgactctgagcTCTCTGTCGCGCCAATCCTCTTGTGGGACCCTCCGGCACCTGTGCCGCAACCTGCCACTAGTCGTAGCTGCCCGCAATCGACTTCTTCACTATTGTCATCACTGCTGCCATCACCGCCTCTTGTTGTCGGGTCATCCATGCTGCTTGGTGACGACCGACCCTCTAGCCCACCGACTCTTTATCCCCCTCTCACTTCTCAAAACCAACATCCCATGCAAACTCgctccaaaaatgtcatctacaaaccCATTCTAAAGTATCTTTTTCATACTAGTCTTCCACAACCCTGTGAACCCGCTTCTATCACGCAAGCACTCAAAGACCTGAATTGGGTATAGGCCATGCACAAAGAGTATGATGCTCTTCTCCATAATCAGACTTGGACTCTTGTCTCACCTTCGCCAGACCAAAATCTTGTGGGTAATAGGTGGGTGTTTCACATTAAGTGTAATTTTTACGGCTCAATTGATTGGTATAAGGCTCTCCTTGCTACCAAGCGTTTTCATCAGCGTCCTAGTGTTGACTTTCGTGATACATTTAGCTCTATTATTAATCCAGTAACAATGCACATTATTCTTAGTCTGGCTGTGAATCGGGGGTGATGTCTTCACCAACTTGATGTTTACAATGCATTTCTTAATGGTTGCCTTGAAGAGGAGGTTTATATAGCGCAACCCTCGGGTATGCGATGTTGAGTTTCCAGATCATATTTGTCGTTTGCATAAGGAGCTTTATGACCTAAAGCAGGCTCCATGCGCCTGGTATTTAGAGCTTCGTGCTTTCTTAGTCTCTCTTGTCTTTGTCGCATCTCAGGCTGACacctccttatttgtttattttcggGATGGTACTTTCATCTATTTCCTtatatatgttgatgatctaatcatCACAAGGAGTGATACTTCTTCTGTTGGCCTCATAGTATGTAAACTTCATGCAAAATTTACGATTAAGAATCTTGGGACTCTTTCCATCTTCTGCTGTGTTAAGGTTCACCCAACCTCAAATAGTCTTCTCTTGTCTCAGTAAGTATGTCATTAATCTTCTCTCGAAACACAACATGCTTGACTCCAAGCTGGTCTCCATTCCTATTGCTGCTGGCTCTTGTCTTACTTTACATTATGGGTCTTCATTTTTTGATGTGACTAAGTTCTGACAAGTGGTTGGGAGCTTGCAACATCTCTGTATGACTTATCCTGATatttcctttgctatcaacaaGCTCTCACAGTTAATGCATGCTCCTTCATAGACGTATTGGGGCGATATAAAGCGTCTACTACGGTATCTCAATGGTACTAGGGATCTTGACATTCGTCTTCTTGCGAAAACACATCTTACTTTTCATGGTTTCTCCGATGTGGACTGGGCAGGAGATCTAGATGATCAATGTTTTATgggtgcatttattatttttctcggTACTAATCCGGCTTTCTAGAAATCTACCAAATAGCACATAGTTGTACGCTCTTCGATTGAGGCTGAATATCGT is from Zingiber officinale cultivar Zhangliang chromosome 7B, Zo_v1.1, whole genome shotgun sequence and encodes:
- the LOC122004166 gene encoding leucine-rich repeat extensin-like protein 3 gives rise to the protein MAPILPNSIAALSMLMLLLATHCVASSFTNFYTPTPVAKPPSPPPLAPPLGHLVPPPEHPYYKTPPLPAHATPPPLYPPMTGAPPPHHGHRRHHHHHHHFHQLNPTTPVGAGHYPPYHHSSPAPPPSHARQPPYGQVLPPLPPLHEPPPTAPTLPPEPVHGGPLPPLVSYSKPPPPPVNNRYPPLQPPSHQPIPLPPPPYKTTPEHGTPPPEPVHGVPLPPPVSYSKPPPPPINNRYPPLQPPSHQPTPPLHRYHQSPPPPPY